Proteins co-encoded in one Jeotgalibacillus malaysiensis genomic window:
- a CDS encoding gamma-glutamyl kinase — MTSDNQKRVVIKIGSSSLTSSSGDISRRKIQRITDQVAELKDDGHEVVLVSSGAVAAGYRTLGFVNRPSSLPEKQAAAAIGQGRLIETYSELFTSHGYAASQILITRSDFSDETRYNNVRNTINVLLERGIVPIVNENDTVTTDRLRFGDNDTLSAKVAGLVDSDQLVILSDIDGLYNDDPRKNPDAELLKEVTEITPQIEDMAGEPGSAVGTGGMRSKIDAFKISMASGIPSFLGKAGVNNIIVEAVNETARGTYFDIEKIDVNLDRKRQWIAFNSGPEGEILIDQEAKNVIVEDKGNLQPSHIYQINGYFKKGSVVRILDTDNNKLGLGVVNYSSKDLEQFQLNQSDQNEEIAMNSDFFVCELDVAIPLGV; from the coding sequence ATGACATCGGATAATCAAAAGAGAGTCGTAATTAAAATTGGAAGCAGTTCTTTAACAAGTTCATCAGGAGATATTAGCCGGAGAAAGATTCAGCGTATTACAGATCAGGTAGCTGAACTGAAAGATGACGGACATGAGGTCGTATTAGTATCTTCTGGAGCAGTGGCAGCAGGATACCGCACACTTGGCTTTGTAAACCGTCCATCATCACTGCCGGAAAAACAGGCAGCAGCGGCGATTGGTCAGGGACGATTAATTGAAACTTACTCTGAATTGTTTACATCTCATGGATATGCTGCTTCTCAGATTCTGATTACACGCAGCGATTTCTCCGATGAAACACGCTATAACAATGTCAGAAATACAATTAATGTTCTGCTAGAGCGAGGCATTGTACCAATTGTTAACGAAAATGACACTGTGACAACGGACCGCTTACGTTTTGGAGACAATGATACATTGTCAGCAAAAGTAGCGGGGCTGGTAGATTCTGATCAGTTAGTGATTCTTTCAGATATCGATGGACTCTATAATGATGATCCTAGAAAGAATCCAGATGCAGAATTATTAAAAGAAGTAACTGAAATAACACCGCAAATTGAAGATATGGCCGGTGAGCCGGGGTCAGCCGTTGGAACAGGTGGCATGAGATCTAAAATCGATGCATTTAAAATCTCAATGGCTTCAGGAATTCCATCGTTTCTCGGTAAAGCCGGTGTAAATAATATTATTGTTGAAGCTGTTAATGAAACGGCTCGCGGCACGTACTTCGACATTGAAAAAATTGATGTCAATCTTGACCGTAAACGACAGTGGATTGCATTTAACTCTGGTCCTGAAGGTGAAATCCTGATTGATCAGGAAGCGAAGAACGTAATTGTTGAAGATAAAGGCAATCTTCAGCCGAGTCATATTTACCAGATTAACGGCTACTTTAAAAAAGGCAGTGTTGTAAGAATTCTGGATACTGATAATAATAAGCTGGGACTTGGTGTAGTGAATTATTCTTCAAAAGATCTGGAGCAATTCCAGCTGAATCAAAGTGATCAAAATGAAGAAATTGCAATGAACAGTGATTTCTTTGTATGTGAACTTGATGTTGCAATTCCACTAGGCGTCTAA
- a CDS encoding gamma-glutamyl phosphate reductase: protein MTTMTKVNVKEQAKLAQKASKELGLLSTETKNKALLTIADHLEKNTALILEANEKDLSNGREAGYDVAYMDRLALDEDRVKDFAEGLRQVAELEDPSGEVTDEWTLDNGLNVQTIRVPLGVIGMIYEARPNVTADATGLALKSGNAIVLKGGSSAINSNRQIVSVMKKALEETDISSDAVQFIDSTDRQATEELFTMKEHIDVLIPRGGGKLISAVVNNATVPVLETGVGNCHIYIDKDADAEKAFAILVNAKTDRPAVCNAAETVIVHEAFLNAHKDELINTLKDNQISVYGDDEACAAIPGAKKAEEDQWANEFLSLDIAMRVVSDVDEAIAHIDEYGTKHSEAIVTQNEKTAKRFKGMVDAAAIYQNASTRFTDGSALGFGAEIGISTQKLHARGPMGLPALTTIKYVMTGNGQIR, encoded by the coding sequence ATGACTACAATGACAAAAGTAAATGTAAAAGAACAGGCTAAACTGGCACAAAAAGCATCAAAAGAACTTGGACTGTTATCAACTGAAACAAAAAATAAAGCGTTACTGACAATTGCTGATCATTTAGAGAAAAATACAGCATTGATCCTTGAAGCGAATGAAAAAGACCTTTCAAATGGACGTGAAGCTGGCTACGATGTAGCTTATATGGACCGTCTTGCTCTTGATGAAGATCGTGTGAAAGATTTTGCTGAAGGGCTTCGTCAGGTAGCGGAGCTTGAAGATCCATCAGGTGAAGTGACAGATGAATGGACGCTAGATAACGGCCTTAACGTGCAGACAATCCGCGTGCCCCTTGGTGTAATTGGAATGATTTATGAGGCCCGTCCAAACGTAACAGCTGATGCAACCGGGCTTGCGCTTAAATCAGGTAATGCTATTGTGTTAAAAGGCGGATCTTCAGCGATTAACTCTAATAGACAGATCGTCAGCGTGATGAAAAAAGCACTTGAAGAGACAGACATTTCTTCTGATGCAGTTCAGTTTATCGACAGTACTGACCGTCAGGCAACTGAAGAGTTATTCACAATGAAAGAACACATTGATGTATTAATTCCGCGTGGTGGAGGCAAGCTGATTTCTGCCGTTGTTAATAATGCAACTGTACCTGTTCTAGAAACAGGAGTAGGAAATTGCCACATTTATATTGATAAGGATGCAGATGCTGAAAAAGCATTCGCTATTCTTGTCAATGCAAAAACTGACCGTCCTGCAGTATGTAATGCAGCAGAGACTGTAATTGTTCACGAAGCATTCCTAAATGCTCATAAAGATGAATTAATTAATACACTAAAAGACAATCAAATTAGTGTATATGGTGATGATGAGGCATGTGCAGCGATTCCTGGCGCTAAAAAAGCAGAAGAAGATCAGTGGGCTAATGAATTTTTAAGCCTTGATATCGCAATGAGGGTTGTATCTGATGTTGATGAGGCAATTGCTCATATTGATGAGTATGGTACGAAGCATTCAGAAGCAATCGTCACTCAAAACGAAAAAACTGCAAAGCGTTTTAAAGGCATGGTAGATGCAGCAGCGATTTACCAGAATGCTTCAACACGGTTTACTGACGGCAGTGCGTTAGGTTTTGGTGCTGAAATCGGCATTTCAACACAGAAACTGCATGCCCGCGGACCAATGGGGCTGCCTGCACTGACAACGATCAAATATGTGATGACTGGAAACGGTCAAATCCGATAA
- a CDS encoding FAD-dependent pyridine nucleotide-disulfide oxidoreductase: MERYQVAIIGGGSAGMTAASGMASLGAKVALIEKRNSLGGDCLHFGCVPSKALIKTANMSHDMHEAAEFLGLSISGEMSFEKVKERINQARSTIQSHDSSDRFTDLGADVYFGEASFESDHIVNIGDGESIYAEKIVIATGSKPVIPPIDGIETIPYVTNESIFDLPALPAKLGVIGGGTVGLEMAQAFSRLGSEVTVFEGADRLFSKEDRDITRFMENEISKELEIRLNTKVVQAAYENEKSVLTVEQKGQQTTEAFDVILVAAGRKPAIDSLKLEQAGVEKVKGFIHTDATFRTSRPHIFAVGDTVNTLPFTHAAGEEAKTIVSNVLFGLRNTLDHSNTPWVTFTVPEVFHLGMTEQEAEDKKIEYKVFRAHLNEVDRFITAHETRGFVKFITDKKGYILGAHAAGTDAGEWMQLAVYAKKNKMKIGTLSRMVYTYPVKAGAVQKAADMFWREKLFDGPLPKLTKKFFDFKFKLSGGKVTPDQQPES; the protein is encoded by the coding sequence ATGGAACGTTATCAGGTAGCGATCATCGGCGGCGGGTCAGCGGGTATGACTGCCGCTTCAGGAATGGCCTCACTCGGAGCAAAAGTTGCTTTGATTGAAAAAAGAAATTCACTTGGCGGGGATTGTCTTCATTTTGGATGCGTGCCGTCAAAAGCTTTAATTAAAACGGCAAATATGTCTCATGATATGCATGAAGCAGCAGAATTTTTAGGGCTCTCAATCAGCGGTGAAATGAGCTTTGAAAAAGTGAAAGAAAGAATTAATCAGGCCCGGAGCACCATTCAGTCGCATGACAGCAGTGACCGATTCACTGATCTTGGCGCAGACGTTTATTTTGGTGAAGCATCTTTTGAATCTGATCATATTGTCAATATTGGTGATGGTGAATCAATTTATGCTGAGAAGATTGTAATTGCTACAGGGTCTAAACCTGTTATTCCGCCGATCGATGGGATTGAAACCATTCCTTATGTCACTAACGAGTCTATTTTTGACCTCCCTGCCCTACCGGCAAAGCTCGGTGTGATCGGCGGCGGAACGGTGGGTCTTGAAATGGCACAGGCATTTTCTAGACTTGGATCTGAAGTTACAGTCTTTGAAGGTGCAGACCGACTTTTTTCAAAAGAAGACCGTGACATTACACGATTTATGGAAAATGAAATCAGCAAGGAACTAGAGATCAGATTAAACACCAAAGTTGTACAGGCAGCATATGAAAATGAAAAATCTGTTTTAACTGTTGAACAAAAAGGTCAGCAAACGACTGAAGCTTTCGACGTCATTTTAGTAGCGGCAGGTAGAAAGCCGGCGATTGATTCTTTAAAGCTTGAGCAGGCCGGTGTTGAAAAAGTAAAAGGATTTATTCATACAGATGCAACATTCAGAACGTCAAGACCTCATATTTTTGCAGTCGGTGATACTGTGAATACACTTCCCTTCACTCATGCTGCTGGTGAAGAAGCAAAAACGATCGTGTCTAATGTTCTTTTTGGCCTCAGAAATACGCTTGATCACAGCAACACACCATGGGTCACTTTCACAGTACCGGAAGTATTCCATCTTGGTATGACTGAGCAGGAAGCGGAAGATAAGAAGATTGAATATAAGGTATTCAGAGCGCACTTAAATGAAGTAGATCGCTTTATTACCGCTCATGAAACGAGAGGCTTTGTAAAATTTATTACTGATAAAAAAGGATATATTCTCGGTGCCCATGCAGCCGGAACAGATGCTGGCGAGTGGATGCAGCTCGCAGTCTATGCAAAGAAAAATAAAATGAAAATCGGTACATTATCCAGAATGGTCTACACTTACCCGGTAAAAGCGGGAGCTGTTCAAAAAGCTGCGGATATGTTCTGGAGGGAAAAGCTGTTTGACGGTCCTCTTCCAAAACTGACTAAGAAGTTCTTTGATTTTAAATTCAAACTCTCTGGTGGCAAAGTCACCCCTGATCAACAGCCTGAATCATAA